In Marinicauda algicola, one DNA window encodes the following:
- a CDS encoding HesA/MoeB/ThiF family protein, which produces MIGWPDSATSIAATLKQRGFARCEHANKYRGPIQCGHKQITVTLHIPDESFLNKPEVYIDDLGQLPEGVKPHLEGPHGDRICYAAPGTIRLDPYDQGRSILAVLEMAQKALEDSFAERALPAIANEYAAYWRGAAIRLLDPVPKGESSWLRVKVDGQPFLARNTDRRARAKPDAIIACVDSALTPTKHQTVPSKIMELSDWWERNGLNPVLKFSSVKQHLKEGRLVFAKGKNACLGVRLETSPRLKGERPGSRFTRAILEQVTLEHVIAHPSDISFIARRCIGSADSARSPLAGVSIGLIGCGTIGSHLASFLVRSGAGSDKGTLHLVDPEFVAPGNLGRHTANLADIGLNKAAVVGSQIEKFHPRLNYEVHEQGVEHIWNKLRGCKIIIDASGVENVSEWINWKHIAEGRKRNFIYSWIVQDGAAVQTFVARAGGDFACYRCLRPDLASPSRVSPLKDVHRTTKFEYGTCGDGAFVPFSVGTSVVAASLTLEAVTAILSTATKKNLWTRVTDFELAKAGCNQDRQIGKADGCPACSKR; this is translated from the coding sequence ATGATCGGTTGGCCGGACTCAGCTACGTCGATTGCGGCGACCCTCAAGCAAAGGGGCTTCGCGAGATGCGAACATGCGAATAAATACCGCGGCCCAATCCAATGCGGCCATAAGCAAATCACTGTTACGCTTCATATCCCTGACGAAAGCTTTTTGAACAAGCCCGAGGTATATATCGATGACTTGGGACAATTGCCTGAAGGCGTAAAGCCTCACCTTGAAGGTCCGCATGGTGACCGAATTTGCTATGCTGCCCCAGGCACAATTAGGTTGGACCCCTATGATCAGGGCAGGTCAATTTTGGCTGTCTTGGAGATGGCTCAGAAAGCTCTCGAAGATTCTTTTGCGGAGCGCGCGTTACCTGCAATTGCAAATGAATATGCGGCCTACTGGAGAGGAGCGGCAATTCGGCTCCTTGATCCTGTTCCCAAAGGTGAAAGCAGCTGGCTTCGCGTGAAGGTCGACGGGCAGCCGTTCCTTGCAAGGAATACTGACCGTCGAGCCCGGGCCAAACCAGACGCGATCATTGCCTGCGTTGACAGTGCGCTGACGCCCACAAAGCACCAAACCGTCCCATCGAAGATCATGGAGCTTTCTGACTGGTGGGAGCGGAATGGCTTGAATCCCGTACTAAAATTTTCTTCGGTGAAGCAGCATCTTAAGGAAGGGCGTTTGGTTTTCGCCAAAGGAAAAAACGCTTGCCTTGGGGTGAGGCTTGAGACCAGTCCGCGACTTAAGGGAGAAAGACCCGGTTCACGGTTTACGAGAGCGATCTTGGAGCAAGTGACATTAGAGCATGTGATTGCCCACCCTTCGGATATTTCTTTTATTGCAAGACGTTGTATCGGTTCGGCTGATAGCGCGCGTTCGCCGTTGGCTGGAGTGAGTATCGGGCTAATCGGTTGTGGCACTATCGGTTCGCATCTCGCGTCGTTTCTGGTTCGGTCGGGTGCTGGATCAGATAAGGGAACGCTTCACTTAGTTGATCCCGAATTTGTCGCCCCCGGGAACCTCGGACGTCATACCGCCAACCTTGCAGATATTGGGCTGAACAAAGCGGCCGTCGTAGGAAGCCAAATCGAGAAATTTCACCCGCGTTTGAACTATGAGGTTCATGAACAAGGTGTGGAGCACATTTGGAATAAGTTGAGAGGTTGCAAAATTATAATAGATGCATCTGGAGTGGAGAACGTTTCAGAGTGGATTAATTGGAAGCATATTGCTGAGGGCCGAAAGAGAAATTTCATTTACAGCTGGATCGTTCAGGACGGCGCGGCAGTGCAGACCTTTGTCGCTCGGGCGGGCGGCGACTTTGCATGTTATAGGTGTTTGCGACCCGACCTAGCTAGTCCTTCGCGGGTCAGCCCGCTAAAGGACGTACATCGGACTACCAAGTTTGAGTATGGCACTTGCGGTGATGGGGCTTTTGTTCCCTTCTCAGTCGGGACTTCTGTTGTCGCCGCTTCCTTGACGCTGGAGGCAGTCACCGCAATCCTCAGTACCGCCACCAAGAAAAACCTGTGGACCCGTGTGACAGATTTCGAACTCGCAAAGGCTGGCTGCAATCAAGACCGACAGATTGGAAAAGCAGATGGCTGCCCTGCTTGTTCGAAGCGGTGA
- a CDS encoding response regulator: MSNASFERIRILILEDNAHMSTILRKILQGFGVRQVVEARDAADAFEAMRNSNPDLALVDYMLGDVDGLEFTRLVRTASDSPNKYLPIIMVSGHTDRSKIMEAINAGVNEYLAKPVRPVDVYNRLVSLIERPRRFVKAPGYFGPDRRRRQDPRYDGPWRRATDEQNMNPADEVEFG; this comes from the coding sequence ATGTCCAACGCGAGTTTCGAACGCATCCGCATCCTCATCCTGGAGGACAATGCGCACATGTCGACGATTCTGCGGAAGATCCTGCAGGGCTTCGGCGTGCGACAGGTGGTCGAGGCGAGGGATGCGGCCGATGCCTTCGAGGCGATGCGCAATTCCAACCCCGACCTCGCCCTCGTCGACTACATGCTCGGCGACGTGGACGGGCTGGAATTCACGCGGCTCGTGCGCACCGCTTCGGACAGCCCGAACAAGTACCTGCCGATCATCATGGTGTCCGGCCACACCGACCGCTCGAAGATCATGGAAGCGATCAATGCCGGCGTGAACGAGTATCTCGCCAAGCCGGTCCGTCCCGTGGACGTCTATAACCGCCTGGTCAGCCTGATCGAGCGCCCGCGCCGCTTCGTGAAGGCGCCGGGCTATTTCGGCCCCGACCGCCGCCGGCGCCAGGACCCGCGCTATGACGGCCCCTGGCGGCGCGCCACCGACGAGCAGAACATGAACCCGGCCGACGAGGTGGAGTTCGGCTAG
- a CDS encoding Dps family protein: MDINMGLDEGQRETMAKAVTKLLADTYALYFKTHAYHWNVTGPRFHDLHAMFMEQYTEMWQAVDDIAERVRALGFMAPISYEEMAKSSSIAFDKKTPDATTMVKNLVAGHEQVVRTARKVLELASEHGDEATADLVAPRVSAHEKTAWMLRATAG, from the coding sequence ATGGACATCAATATGGGTCTCGACGAAGGCCAGCGCGAAACCATGGCGAAGGCCGTCACCAAGCTGCTGGCCGACACCTACGCGCTGTATTTCAAGACGCACGCCTATCACTGGAACGTGACGGGCCCGCGTTTCCACGACCTGCACGCCATGTTCATGGAACAGTACACCGAGATGTGGCAGGCGGTGGACGATATCGCCGAGCGCGTGCGCGCGCTGGGCTTCATGGCGCCGATCTCCTACGAGGAGATGGCCAAGTCCTCCTCCATTGCCTTCGACAAGAAGACGCCGGATGCGACCACCATGGTGAAGAATCTCGTCGCCGGTCACGAGCAGGTCGTGCGAACCGCGCGCAAGGTGCTCGAACTCGCGAGCGAGCACGGCGACGAGGCGACCGCCGATCTCGTCGCGCCGCGCGTCAGCGCGCACGAGAAGACCGCCTGGATGCTGCGCGCCACGGCGGGCTGA
- a CDS encoding pyridoxal phosphate-dependent aminotransferase has protein sequence MTTIAFSDALARVKPSATMAVTQKAREMKAQGIDVIGLGAGEPDFDTPDHIKQAAIEAIRAGKTKYTNVDGIPELKEACAAKFRRDNNLTYRPEQINVSPGGKPVIYNAFAATLNPGDEVVIPTPYWVSYPEMAALCGAEPVFAEATVEDGFKLRPETLDAAITQKTRWVILNSPSNPTGAAYTGSDLEGLAEVLRRHPHVLILTDDMYEHLVYDDFRFATIAEVAPDLYDRTLTMNGVSKAYSMTGWRIGYAGGPAPLIKAMAKVMSQTTSNPCSVSQWASVAALNGDHSFLEERNAAFRRRRDLVMEAVTAAQGLTAPLPEGAFYVFADCAGLIGRTSKAGKRLDSDIDVCDALIEEARVAVVPGTAFGAAPGFRISYATSDEALKTAGERIVEFCGSCR, from the coding sequence ATGACGACGATCGCCTTCTCCGATGCCCTTGCGCGCGTGAAGCCCTCGGCCACCATGGCGGTGACGCAGAAGGCCCGCGAGATGAAGGCGCAGGGCATAGACGTGATCGGCTTGGGGGCGGGCGAGCCCGATTTCGACACGCCCGACCACATCAAGCAGGCCGCGATCGAGGCGATCCGCGCGGGCAAGACAAAATACACCAATGTCGACGGCATCCCGGAGCTCAAGGAGGCGTGTGCGGCCAAGTTCCGGCGCGACAACAACCTCACCTACCGGCCCGAGCAGATCAACGTCTCCCCGGGCGGCAAGCCGGTGATCTACAACGCGTTCGCCGCGACGCTGAATCCCGGCGACGAGGTCGTGATCCCCACGCCGTACTGGGTGAGCTATCCGGAGATGGCCGCGCTGTGCGGGGCCGAGCCGGTGTTCGCCGAGGCCACGGTGGAGGACGGCTTCAAGCTGCGCCCGGAGACGCTCGACGCCGCGATCACGCAGAAGACGCGCTGGGTCATCCTCAATTCGCCCTCGAACCCCACCGGAGCGGCCTATACTGGCAGCGACCTGGAAGGTCTCGCCGAGGTGCTGCGCCGGCATCCGCACGTGCTCATCCTGACCGACGACATGTACGAGCACCTCGTCTACGACGATTTCCGCTTCGCCACGATCGCCGAGGTCGCGCCCGATCTCTACGACCGCACCCTGACCATGAACGGGGTGTCGAAGGCCTATTCCATGACCGGCTGGCGCATCGGCTATGCCGGCGGACCGGCCCCGCTGATCAAGGCGATGGCCAAGGTGATGAGCCAGACCACGTCCAATCCCTGCTCGGTCAGCCAGTGGGCCTCGGTCGCCGCGCTCAATGGCGATCATTCCTTCCTGGAGGAACGCAATGCGGCCTTCCGGCGCCGGCGCGATCTCGTCATGGAGGCGGTCACCGCCGCGCAGGGGCTCACCGCGCCGCTGCCGGAGGGCGCCTTCTACGTGTTCGCCGACTGCGCCGGGCTGATCGGCAGGACGAGCAAGGCCGGCAAGCGCCTGGATAGCGATATCGACGTGTGCGACGCCCTCATCGAGGAGGCCCGCGTCGCGGTCGTGCCGGGCACCGCCTTCGGTGCTGCGCCGGGCTTCCGGATTTCCTACGCCACGTCGGACGAGGCGCTGAAGACGGCGGGCGAGCGGATCGTGGAGTTCTGCGGGAGCTGCCGCTGA
- a CDS encoding Kazal-type serine protease inhibitor family protein, with the protein MRLFALLFALLIAACAPQNPPPGEAPGFPPDRASAIGEACGGLMGLYCAGENAYCAYPRDAMCGAADQTGICRERPQVCTREYRPVCGCDGETYPNACEAASAGTSVAYEGTCRKP; encoded by the coding sequence ATGCGCCTTTTCGCCCTGCTTTTCGCCCTCCTGATCGCGGCCTGTGCCCCCCAGAACCCGCCGCCCGGCGAGGCTCCCGGCTTCCCGCCCGACCGCGCGAGCGCGATCGGGGAGGCGTGCGGCGGCCTGATGGGTCTCTATTGCGCGGGCGAGAACGCCTATTGCGCCTATCCCAGGGATGCCATGTGCGGCGCGGCCGACCAGACCGGCATCTGCCGCGAGCGGCCTCAGGTCTGCACGCGCGAGTACCGCCCGGTCTGCGGCTGCGACGGGGAGACCTATCCCAATGCCTGCGAGGCGGCCTCGGCCGGCACGAGCGTGGCCTACGAAGGGACCTGCCGGAAACCGTAG
- a CDS encoding CBASS cGAMP synthase, which translates to MTKANAHGLFVGLKSEDSFKRKIHIDNGDREDALLRDADKHIRTKLREAFSQVGKLLESDEGRRRRVTGRSNEAISKSGQVRAIDVRFLRQGSFAYQTLVRPARNPPQEIDLDDGVYVPVEFVNGQPIFPSEALFYVVEQALQPLLRERPSWKLIRKKTCIRIQLGNNGAHIDLPLFAVEKSQFERVEKNFSDAFGAEARSAKILNETGLPERDKYYRVPSDAIFLAHRTDDWVPSDPKAFQDWFELWVSELGPVCRRASMYVKAWRDHHFEKSDLTSLAITVTVVRALKELDGKPADDRDDQISLIIFRKLREYIAGDGIFHPITESRLDEEWTDEGRATLIRAIDAAINELEAALHRTTHKQLVVNHLRSAFGVRFPDCPDSVKVDGASQVAVLTEEKAAHVPHPSIISSTSG; encoded by the coding sequence ATGACCAAGGCTAACGCGCACGGGCTATTCGTAGGCTTGAAAAGCGAGGACAGCTTCAAGCGCAAAATTCACATCGACAACGGAGACCGAGAAGACGCGCTCTTACGAGACGCGGATAAGCATATTCGGACGAAGCTGAGAGAGGCGTTTAGTCAAGTTGGCAAATTGCTGGAGTCCGACGAGGGACGTAGGCGGCGAGTAACTGGGCGAAGCAATGAGGCGATTTCAAAATCTGGTCAGGTCCGCGCCATCGATGTCCGGTTTCTCCGGCAAGGGTCGTTTGCGTACCAGACGCTAGTCCGCCCCGCACGGAACCCGCCGCAAGAAATCGATTTGGACGATGGGGTCTATGTGCCTGTGGAGTTTGTAAACGGGCAGCCGATCTTCCCGTCGGAGGCGCTTTTCTATGTCGTTGAGCAGGCGTTGCAGCCGCTATTACGTGAGCGCCCCAGTTGGAAGCTTATCCGTAAGAAGACCTGTATAAGGATCCAACTAGGGAACAATGGCGCGCATATCGATCTGCCTCTGTTCGCGGTCGAGAAATCCCAGTTCGAGCGCGTGGAGAAGAATTTTTCTGATGCATTCGGAGCAGAGGCGCGCAGCGCCAAGATTTTGAATGAAACGGGACTTCCAGAGCGCGACAAATATTATCGAGTGCCATCCGACGCGATTTTCCTTGCACATAGGACGGACGACTGGGTCCCATCGGACCCCAAGGCTTTTCAAGACTGGTTCGAGCTATGGGTGTCGGAATTGGGTCCGGTATGCCGGCGCGCATCGATGTACGTAAAGGCTTGGCGCGACCACCACTTCGAGAAAAGCGATCTAACGTCTCTGGCGATCACGGTGACCGTGGTGCGAGCTCTGAAAGAGCTCGATGGCAAACCCGCTGATGATCGGGATGATCAGATTTCGCTTATAATCTTCAGAAAGCTCCGGGAATATATTGCCGGTGATGGAATTTTCCATCCGATCACGGAATCCCGACTTGACGAGGAATGGACTGACGAGGGGCGTGCGACACTAATCCGCGCTATCGATGCGGCGATAAACGAGCTCGAAGCGGCGCTGCATCGCACCACGCACAAACAGTTGGTGGTAAACCATCTTCGGTCCGCCTTCGGGGTTCGGTTTCCCGACTGCCCGGATTCTGTGAAAGTCGATGGTGCTAGCCAAGTGGCCGTGTTGACAGAGGAAAAGGCGGCGCATGTGCCTCATCCGAGCATTATTTCCTCGACCTCAGGATGA
- the uvrB gene encoding excinuclease ABC subunit UvrB, translating into MAKLKTDDSALVPATPETEAEGLGGVADMGQADFILDAGATEALRGISDPLTLPANWTPHRPDRPEKSEGGRKFELVSEYSPTGDQPEAIAELVEGIAQQEKDQVLLGVTGSGKTFTMAQVIEKTQRPALILAPNKTLAAQLYGEFKSFFPHNAVEYFVSYYDYYQPEAYVPRTDTYIEKESSINEAIDRMRHAATRAILERDDVIIVASVSCIYGIGSVETYTAMVFDLKVGQAEDPRDVMKKLVALQYTRNDAAFTRGTFRVRGDTLEIFPAHYDDYAWRISFFGDEIEEITEFEVLTGKPTGKLDAVRVYANSHYVTPRPTLNTAIKAIKAELAERLAWMEANGKLLEAQRLQQRTEFDLEMLEATGSCNGIENYSRYLTGRKPGEPPPTMFEYLPDNALVFVDESHVTIPQLGAMFRGDFNRKRTLAEHGFRLPSCMDNRPLKFEEWEAMRPQTIHVSATPGKWELERTGGVFTEQVIRPTGLVDPPVEVRPVQAEGHSQVDDIIEEARKTAEKGLRTLITTLTKRMAEDLTEYMHEQGLKVRYMHSDVDTVERIELIRDLRLGVYDVLVGINLLREGLDIPECGLVGILDADKEGFLRSETSLIQTIGRAARNAESRVILYADRITGSMERAMKETERRREKQLAHNAEHGITPTTIVRGISDVLEGVMEKTAKGRGRRAAERKRGLEEERAAFEPSNIKAAIADLEKRMREAAANLEFEEAARLRDEIKRLGE; encoded by the coding sequence ATGGCAAAGCTGAAGACCGACGATTCCGCGCTCGTCCCCGCGACGCCCGAGACCGAAGCCGAGGGCCTCGGCGGGGTGGCGGACATGGGCCAGGCCGATTTCATCCTGGATGCGGGCGCGACCGAGGCGCTGCGGGGGATTTCCGACCCCCTGACCCTGCCCGCGAACTGGACGCCGCACCGGCCCGACCGGCCGGAGAAGTCCGAGGGCGGCCGGAAGTTCGAGCTGGTCAGCGAGTACTCCCCGACGGGAGACCAGCCCGAGGCGATCGCCGAGCTGGTCGAGGGGATCGCACAGCAGGAAAAGGACCAGGTTCTCCTCGGGGTCACCGGCTCGGGCAAGACGTTCACCATGGCGCAAGTCATTGAAAAGACGCAGCGCCCCGCCCTCATCCTCGCGCCGAACAAGACGCTCGCCGCCCAGCTCTACGGCGAATTCAAGAGCTTTTTTCCCCACAATGCGGTGGAGTATTTCGTCTCCTACTACGACTACTACCAGCCGGAGGCCTACGTGCCCCGGACCGACACCTATATCGAGAAGGAATCCTCCATCAACGAGGCGATCGACCGGATGCGCCACGCCGCCACGCGCGCGATCCTGGAGCGCGACGACGTGATCATCGTGGCCAGCGTCAGCTGCATCTACGGCATCGGCTCGGTGGAGACCTACACCGCCATGGTGTTCGACCTGAAGGTCGGCCAGGCCGAGGACCCGCGCGACGTGATGAAGAAGCTCGTCGCCCTGCAATACACCCGCAACGACGCCGCCTTCACGCGCGGCACGTTCCGCGTGCGCGGCGACACGCTGGAGATCTTCCCGGCCCACTATGACGACTATGCCTGGCGCATCTCCTTCTTCGGCGACGAGATCGAGGAGATCACCGAGTTCGAGGTGCTCACCGGCAAGCCGACGGGCAAGCTCGACGCCGTGCGCGTCTACGCCAACTCCCACTACGTCACCCCGCGCCCGACCCTGAACACGGCGATCAAGGCGATCAAGGCCGAGCTCGCCGAGCGCCTCGCCTGGATGGAGGCCAACGGCAAGCTCCTGGAGGCCCAGCGCCTGCAGCAGCGCACCGAGTTCGACCTGGAAATGCTCGAGGCCACCGGCTCGTGCAACGGCATCGAGAACTATTCGCGCTACCTGACGGGGCGCAAGCCCGGCGAGCCGCCGCCCACCATGTTCGAATACCTGCCCGACAACGCGCTCGTCTTCGTCGACGAGAGCCACGTCACCATCCCGCAGCTCGGCGCCATGTTCCGCGGCGACTTCAACCGCAAGCGCACGCTCGCCGAGCACGGCTTCCGCCTGCCCTCCTGCATGGACAACCGCCCCCTGAAGTTCGAGGAGTGGGAGGCCATGCGCCCGCAGACCATCCACGTCTCGGCCACGCCCGGCAAATGGGAGCTGGAACGCACCGGGGGCGTCTTCACCGAACAGGTCATCCGCCCGACCGGCCTCGTCGATCCCCCGGTGGAAGTGCGCCCCGTCCAGGCGGAGGGGCACAGCCAGGTCGACGACATCATCGAGGAAGCCCGCAAAACGGCCGAAAAGGGCCTTCGCACCCTCATCACCACGCTGACCAAGCGCATGGCCGAGGACCTCACCGAATACATGCACGAGCAGGGCCTGAAGGTCCGCTACATGCATTCCGACGTCGACACGGTCGAACGCATCGAGCTGATCCGCGACCTCAGGCTCGGCGTGTACGACGTCCTCGTCGGCATCAACCTCCTGAGGGAAGGCCTCGACATCCCCGAATGCGGCCTCGTCGGCATCCTCGACGCCGACAAGGAAGGCTTCCTGCGAAGCGAGACCAGCCTCATCCAGACCATCGGGCGCGCGGCGAGGAACGCGGAGAGCCGCGTCATCCTCTATGCCGACCGCATCACCGGCTCGATGGAGCGCGCGATGAAGGAGACCGAGCGCCGGCGCGAGAAACAGCTCGCCCACAACGCCGAACACGGCATCACCCCGACGACGATCGTGCGCGGCATCAGCGACGTGCTCGAAGGCGTGATGGAGAAGACGGCCAAGGGCCGCGGGCGCCGGGCGGCGGAACGCAAGCGCGGCCTGGAAGAAGAGCGCGCCGCCTTCGAGCCGAGCAATATCAAGGCGGCGATTGCCGATCTGGAGAAGCGCATGCGGGAGGCCGCGGCGAACCTGGAGTTCGAGGAGGCGGCCAGGTTGCGGGATGAGATTAAGCGGTTGGGGGAGTGA
- a CDS encoding threonine aldolase family protein translates to MNFLSDTTAPAHPAVLDAVAAANSGFAPSYGADAVCARVKARLCEIFETDLEVLFTTSGTASNALALSVLCPPDAMVLCHDEAHIHRDERGAPEFFTGGGKLLPLKGQHAKIGIETLQTTLAEWPSGFVHTTPPAVLSLSQLNESGCTYPVDEIAALARAAHGRDMTVHMDGARFANALVSLGCTPAEMTWKAGVDALCLGATKNGAMMAEAVILFPSVKDRFARLQARQKRAGHMLPKMRFVAAQFEGWLQDDLWLELARKANAMGKRISEGLAGIEGAEIVHPTQGNEVFARLEPALADRLREAGAGFYGWPDGSARFVASWCTQGEEVEALLKAARS, encoded by the coding sequence ATGAATTTCCTGTCCGACACCACCGCCCCCGCCCATCCCGCCGTCCTGGACGCCGTCGCCGCGGCGAATTCCGGCTTCGCGCCGAGCTACGGAGCCGACGCGGTGTGCGCGCGGGTGAAGGCACGCCTTTGCGAAATCTTCGAGACCGATCTGGAGGTGCTGTTCACCACCTCCGGCACGGCCTCGAACGCGCTCGCCCTGTCCGTGCTATGCCCGCCCGACGCGATGGTCCTCTGTCATGACGAGGCGCACATCCATCGCGACGAGCGCGGGGCGCCGGAATTCTTCACCGGCGGAGGCAAGCTGCTGCCGCTGAAGGGCCAGCACGCGAAGATCGGCATCGAGACGCTGCAGACGACGCTCGCCGAATGGCCGTCCGGCTTCGTGCACACCACGCCGCCCGCGGTGCTGAGCCTGTCCCAGCTCAACGAATCGGGCTGCACCTATCCGGTGGACGAGATCGCGGCGCTGGCCCGGGCCGCGCACGGCCGCGACATGACGGTGCACATGGACGGGGCGCGCTTCGCCAATGCGCTGGTGAGCCTGGGGTGCACACCGGCCGAGATGACCTGGAAGGCCGGCGTGGACGCGCTGTGCCTCGGCGCGACGAAGAACGGCGCGATGATGGCCGAGGCGGTGATCCTGTTCCCATCCGTGAAGGACCGCTTCGCGCGCCTGCAGGCGCGCCAGAAACGGGCCGGCCACATGCTGCCCAAGATGCGCTTCGTCGCGGCCCAGTTCGAGGGCTGGCTGCAAGACGATCTCTGGCTGGAGCTCGCCCGCAAGGCCAATGCGATGGGCAAGCGGATCTCCGAAGGCCTTGCCGGGATCGAGGGCGCCGAGATCGTGCACCCGACGCAGGGCAACGAGGTCTTCGCGCGGCTGGAGCCGGCGCTGGCGGACAGGCTGCGGGAGGCGGGGGCGGGCTTCTACGGCTGGCCGGACGGCTCGGCCCGCTTCGTGGCGAGCTGGTGCACGCAGGGCGAAGAGGTCGAGGCGCTCTTGAAGGCGGCCCGTTCCTAG
- a CDS encoding Mov34/MPN/PAD-1 family protein yields the protein MAALLVRSGDVSACVDEAVINQIRARVTAESGRKEIGGLLLGYRDSVSIRVVRCTFPGPGDKSSRSRFDRRCASHQLAATLWWARCRGRGDWVGEWHSHPEHHPTPSSIDRKSWRRQVEHTRSPLVFVIFGLSGTFAEILLP from the coding sequence ATGGCTGCCCTGCTTGTTCGAAGCGGTGACGTCTCCGCCTGTGTGGACGAAGCCGTAATCAATCAGATTAGAGCGCGTGTGACAGCTGAGAGTGGTCGTAAAGAGATTGGTGGCTTGCTGCTTGGCTACCGCGACTCAGTCTCAATCCGGGTTGTTAGATGCACCTTCCCTGGCCCGGGCGATAAATCTAGCAGGTCTCGGTTCGACAGGCGCTGCGCTAGTCATCAGTTGGCCGCTACACTCTGGTGGGCGCGGTGTCGTGGTCGAGGGGACTGGGTAGGTGAATGGCATTCGCATCCAGAACACCATCCAACCCCGTCAAGTATCGACCGAAAATCATGGCGTAGACAGGTCGAACACACACGCTCGCCTTTGGTGTTCGTAATATTCGGACTCTCAGGAACATTTGCCGAAATTTTGCTCCCATAA